AGCGCCGCCCGGTGAAGAGGGCGGCGCGGACCTGATGGTGCGCGAGAACGTCCTCCAGGATCCGGCGCCCGAAGCCATATTCGGTCTCCACGCGCTGCCCTCCCTCGACGTGGGTACCGTCGGATATACCATCGGACCAGCCATGGCCGCTGTCGACCATTTCATTATCAAGGTCCGAGGCAAGCAGGCCCATGGCGCCCGTCCCGAAGAGGGCATCGACCCGGTCGTCATGGCTTCCGAGATCGTGTTCGCCCTTCAGACGATCCGGTCCCGCACCCTGTCGCCCCTCGAGCCCAGCGTGGTCACGGTGGGTATCTTCCGCGGCGGCGAGCGCTTCAACATCATCCCCCGGGAAGTCCATCTCGAAGGAACGGTGCGCACCTACAACCCCGTGGTCAGGGACATGGTGGAGCGACGGATGACAACCATCCTGGAAGGCATTACCGCGGCCTATGGCGGTTCCTTCGTACTTGACTACGACCGCGGCACCCCTTCCGTGATCAACGATCCGGCCCTGTCCCGGGAGATGGCCGGTTACCTGACGGGTGCGCCCGGCGTCGAGCAGGTGCTCGAACTGCCCCCGACCATGGGCGGCGAGGACTTCGCCTATTTCGCCAACGAGATTCCCGGTTTCTTCTACCGGCTGGGCACCACCAAGCCCGGCCAGCCTTCGGGCGGTCTGCACACCCCGACCATGACGGCGGACAGTGAATCCGTGGGGGTGGGCATGCGGGTGATGACCCACCTGGTGCTGGAGTTCCTGAACGCCCGGGCGCCACGG
This genomic interval from Gemmatimonadota bacterium contains the following:
- a CDS encoding amidohydrolase, which produces MAALVAKYRADAIRMREHIHRNPELSNREFKTAALVADHLTALGIEIRTGVAHTGVVGVLKGGRPGPVVAIRADMDALPVTEETVLPFRSTVRTTYLGQEVGVMHACGHDVHTAVQLGVASVLAEMKDALPGTVKFIFQPAEEGAPPGEEGGADLMVRENVLQDPAPEAIFGLHALPSLDVGTVGYTIGPAMAAVDHFIIKVRGKQAHGARPEEGIDPVVMASEIVFALQTIRSRTLSPLEPSVVTVGIFRGGERFNIIPREVHLEGTVRTYNPVVRDMVERRMTTILEGITAAYGGSFVLDYDRGTPSVINDPALSREMAGYLTGAPGVEQVLELPPTMGGEDFAYFANEIPGFFYRLGTTKPGQPSGGLHTPTMTADSESVGVGMRVMTHLVLEFLNARAPRSDR